Below is a window of Staphylococcus succinus DNA.
ACCTTTTCTTCCTCAGTAAATCCCACAGGCAATCCATCTTCATAATGGTGTTTATGGTTAAGCGTTAACGTTGTATCATCTGGTTTATGTAACCATCTAGCGTAAAATTTACGCATCAAATGACCTGCATGCTTTGGCATAAAACTGCGTGAAAACATTTGTAACGTTAGCCAAGGACCACTGAGTTCAGGTAATAACAAACTTGGCAATGCATTTTGTTTCATTTTCTTGAATGTATAAGTAACTGATTCAAGTGTATGTTTACGCTGTTGAAATGCGGTTGGCTCTCGTTTTAAAGTGTATTCCTTAATTTTGTGAAGCGGCTGATTCATAATTGGAAGTGACGGGTGACTATGGTGGTTACCCAACTCACATTTCTCAATAGGTAGACCAAAGAATCCAGCTATACCTATTGTTTCAAAAGGTCCTGCGTGTTCAATTTGACGACGAAATGGTTCGGACCTCACGTCTATACAAAATGCCATTTGTACTTGGGTATGTTCATTTTGTTGCTGCTCTAATTGCTGTGGAACAATCATTTCTTTCATTTGATGATTATAAGTTGCTTCCCAAGCTTCTAACCAAAGTTTACGACAATCTCGCTGATTAAACTGCGTTGCAAACATAATATATTGCTTTTGTTCATATGAGTTAAGCATGCTCCATTCTTTTAGCGAAATGCCCCCCCACCTTAACCATGATAAGATACAGTCCTCTATTTGTATCGATGAACGTGTATCAGGTTGACTCACAGGTAAATACGGCTCTACCAAAGACCATTCCATACCTAAACGAATAGCTAGATAGGATAATAACAAACTATCTACATGCGTATTATTTTCTTCTTCCCACAATATCATACCCGCCCAACCTGGTAATGACAGTAAGTGGTTTTCGAGATATGTTTGTGTTTGTTCTTCGTTAATTTGTAATTTTGATAATACAACTTTAATTAATGCTTCTGGATGACTAGGCAAGTTTTTTAACCGTAGTCGTTGCGATTTCGTCAATGCTGGATCATGTTTAACCAACCGTTTCCATGCCGAGAACAATCCCCTCTCTCTATTTGGCATCGTCCAGCCTGATTGAGCATCATCAAAATAGAGTTTACACCATTTGATAATATGATAATCTACTGTATCAATGACTTTCTTGTTGTCTTTATCTAACACATAACTACTTACTAATGGGATTATAGTTTCAGATTCATTATTATCTATAAAGGATTCACTCAACTCACTTGATAATGCTTCAAGTTGGTGTCGCTCTGCTTTCGTCGCAATCAAAGGCTCTAACTTTAATGCGTTACGTCCAAACTGTTCTGCTTTTGCCTTAGGTATGACAATATTTGTCGCTTCTAACCATTGTGTAAATAGACCTGTTAACACACCTTCATCTATTTCACCTTGTTTTTTAGCTTCTAATATCGTTGCTACTGCTGGGTACATATCTACATCACGCGCTTTTTTCAAACCTTTTGCTACTTCGTCAAATGTCTTGTGTTCTAATTTTGACCAAGGGCTACGTGCCGCAAACACCGAAATGGGCGATAAAGGCACAATAACCTTACTTGCATTGCTAACACATGAAATAATATCAAAACTATCCATAGCCTGTTGTTGTGTCGTTTCTCTTGTTTCTCCCATTTTAGTGTCCTCCTTTTGAAATATATTTTTTTAAATAATTGGGATGACGTTCGACTGTCTCTGGTTTGGCATCACCTAAGCGCACAAGCCACAGATACATGATTGAAAAAGCAGTAGAAGAACGATGACGTGCCACCCAAGTACTCATTACACTACCGAGTAAGAGGATAATTGCAACAACTATAATTACAAATGTCGGTGGTTGCACGCTTTGGAACGAAATCGTATGCAATTCGACTGAGAAATAATGATGCACGAGATAATAAACCGAACCAACAACAATTAAGAGTACTAGGCCTATGATACGTCCAAATTTACCTTCACCAAATGCGACGAGTTGTGTCCAAGATACGGATAGTGACCAAGCCAATATCAATCCACTAACGATACGGTAACCTTCTTCTGGAGCACTTAACCAAAAACCTAAACCTATGAGCAATGCTAATACACGTCCGGATATTATCCACAGATAAGACATTCTTTCGTTAGCACGATTCGGCACACTAAAGTGACGGACTGCTGAACCTGAACGTAAAAAGAGCGTTGCTTTAAACAAACCATGTAAAATCAGATGGATAATCGCTGGTATATACGCCCCTAACGCACATTGGATTAACATGAAGCCCATTTGCCCTATCGTTGATCCAACTAAAAGACGTTTATAATCGGCATGCACTAAACTAATACCTGCTCCCATCAATACAGAAACACTTGCAAAAAATAGTAGGATGAGTGTAGCGATATCACCATTAAATAATGGTGAAAAACGTGTCAGCATAATCCCACCTGCATTTACAATACCTGCATGCATTATTGCTGATACTGGCGTAGGCGCAGCCACAGATTCTATCAACCATCTTTGAAATGGCCATTGCGCCGCTGGAATCATCACCGCCAATATGATGAGTAAATTAATGCCAAATCGTTCCCATCCATTTATTTGGCCTAAATTTGTATTGGTAAAGATGTCTATATACTGCCATTCTCCAGTAAGGCTAGCTATCCAAAGCACTGCAATTAATAAAGCTATCCAACTTAACAAGAATAGGTTTCTAGTAACCCTGGCAGCTGCCTTCGTCACTTTCCAAGCACTTGTCAAACTAATAAGTATAGTTAAACACGCTAATGTTAATCCCCAACTTATGACCATGATGCGTAAGTCTCCTGTTAACCATGCAATTGCTGCAAAACTTGTAGTCAAAGTAAATAAAGTGAAATATTTTCTATAACTACGATCTCCCATCAAATAACGCACACAATAACGCTGGATAATGACACCAATAATTAACACAAAGAATGACATTAACCAAGAGAGTACATCCGAATACCAAATACCGACCGCCATATTTTTATGGGCGAAGATAAGTCCAATAAATGCCACAAGTGGAGGAAGTGCTATGAACCAAATATGTATACGTACGTATAAAAGTGGTATACGTGAATTTAAAAAAACAAGTCCACTTATAATAGACATTAAAAGTGTGATAAAAAATATGATGAATAATATGGATACATTGAACGATGT
It encodes the following:
- a CDS encoding DUF2309 domain-containing protein encodes the protein MGETRETTQQQAMDSFDIISCVSNASKVIVPLSPISVFAARSPWSKLEHKTFDEVAKGLKKARDVDMYPAVATILEAKKQGEIDEGVLTGLFTQWLEATNIVIPKAKAEQFGRNALKLEPLIATKAERHQLEALSSELSESFIDNNESETIIPLVSSYVLDKDNKKVIDTVDYHIIKWCKLYFDDAQSGWTMPNRERGLFSAWKRLVKHDPALTKSQRLRLKNLPSHPEALIKVVLSKLQINEEQTQTYLENHLLSLPGWAGMILWEEENNTHVDSLLLSYLAIRLGMEWSLVEPYLPVSQPDTRSSIQIEDCILSWLRWGGISLKEWSMLNSYEQKQYIMFATQFNQRDCRKLWLEAWEATYNHQMKEMIVPQQLEQQQNEHTQVQMAFCIDVRSEPFRRQIEHAGPFETIGIAGFFGLPIEKCELGNHHSHPSLPIMNQPLHKIKEYTLKREPTAFQQRKHTLESVTYTFKKMKQNALPSLLLPELSGPWLTLQMFSRSFMPKHAGHLMRKFYARWLHKPDDTTLTLNHKHHYEDGLPVGFTEEEKVTYTRDALRLMDLTSNFAPLVVFCGHGSHSANNPYAAALDCGACGGAASGFNAKVLAQLCNLPEVRYSLAQEGIVIPESTVFTAAEHKTSVDDLDWIYVPELNEAAQSSFEMIKAAMPAISYSANKKRLATLPHNTSSRKHPVSEVHNLTNDWSEVRPEWGLAKNAAFVIGQRELTKNSDLQGRVFLHNYDWQHDKDGSILATIISGPATVAQWINLQYYASTVAPHYYGSGSKATQTVTSGIGVMQGNASDLMTGLPWQSVMSSDNKMYHSPIRLLVIVQAPQQMIAQILEENQAFQQKVKNGWIRLASVDEFGQWQDW
- a CDS encoding NADH dehydrogenase subunit 5, which gives rise to MLTSFNVSILFIIFFITLLMSIISGLVFLNSRIPLLYVRIHIWFIALPPLVAFIGLIFAHKNMAVGIWYSDVLSWLMSFFVLIIGVIIQRYCVRYLMGDRSYRKYFTLFTLTTSFAAIAWLTGDLRIMVISWGLTLACLTILISLTSAWKVTKAAARVTRNLFLLSWIALLIAVLWIASLTGEWQYIDIFTNTNLGQINGWERFGINLLIILAVMIPAAQWPFQRWLIESVAAPTPVSAIMHAGIVNAGGIMLTRFSPLFNGDIATLILLFFASVSVLMGAGISLVHADYKRLLVGSTIGQMGFMLIQCALGAYIPAIIHLILHGLFKATLFLRSGSAVRHFSVPNRANERMSYLWIISGRVLALLIGLGFWLSAPEEGYRIVSGLILAWSLSVSWTQLVAFGEGKFGRIIGLVLLIVVGSVYYLVHHYFSVELHTISFQSVQPPTFVIIVVAIILLLGSVMSTWVARHRSSTAFSIMYLWLVRLGDAKPETVERHPNYLKKYISKGGH